From a region of the Rathayibacter sp. VKM Ac-2804 genome:
- a CDS encoding 2'-5' RNA ligase family protein has protein sequence MRSLEVLLDPESEARIRGQWEALEAAGIPSLALHTSASNRPHLTLLAGPELTPPLPGALGELPATVELGAVLLFPHAGRFVLAWGAVRSPALDALHARATELMPGAVPTSLPESWTPHISVSRRLRAEQLAQAVPLLGEPFPVGLASIRFWDGDTKTITDL, from the coding sequence ATGCGCAGCCTCGAAGTCCTCCTCGACCCGGAGTCGGAGGCCCGGATCCGCGGCCAGTGGGAGGCGCTCGAGGCGGCCGGCATCCCGAGCCTCGCGCTGCACACCTCAGCCAGCAACCGCCCGCACCTCACCCTCCTCGCCGGCCCCGAGCTGACCCCGCCGCTGCCAGGCGCGCTCGGCGAGCTCCCGGCGACCGTCGAGCTCGGCGCCGTGCTGCTGTTCCCGCACGCCGGCCGCTTCGTGCTGGCGTGGGGAGCCGTGCGCTCGCCCGCCCTCGACGCCCTGCACGCCCGCGCGACCGAGCTGATGCCGGGCGCCGTGCCCACCTCGCTCCCCGAGTCCTGGACCCCGCACATCAGCGTGTCCCGCCGACTCCGCGCCGAGCAGCTCGCCCAGGCCGTCCCCCTTCTCGGCGAGCCCTTTCCCGTCGGTCTCGCGAGCATCCGCTTCTGGGACGGCGACACCAAGACGATCACCGACCTCTGA